In Fusarium verticillioides 7600 chromosome 6, whole genome shotgun sequence, the sequence ATGTTGACTTGGACGCCTATTGTCAATTTTGCGTAGTGGCTGCTCAGCTGGCCGCAACAGTTAGTCAATGGCCGTTTGCGGGTTTGATGCAAACATCGTGAAACTCCCAAAATGGCTTCCTTGACCGGCTACAGCCATACTCTACCCTCCGCAAGGTTTGGCAAATAATTGAAATTTATCACAATTGACATTGTAATAAACTACTAGGCTGAAGTACAGACGCCGCGGGAAGGAGGGGCTAAAGATAAGAGACAAAAGAGGATCTCTAATTTATGTGACAAAGGACGTTTAAAAGAGACCTTTCAAGACCAACCACGGAATCAAACGATCTGCCGGTACCGACGTGCCTAACAGGACACCCCAGGACTTTGGAAAATTGAGGCGGTTACCTAGTTGTAGTTTTAATGCTGTATTCGTAAAGGGATAGAAATTACAGTCTATGATTGCTCAGGTAAAACACAATTGCCCCTGCTGTTTATATAAGCAGACACGTGCAGCCACGAGTAAGCCCACAATTTGTTCTGGGTAACGAATAAGAAAATAGGCCCTTGACTGGACGCCGGGAACGGTACGTATTAAAGGTTTGACAACCCCACCTTCCATTCTTACAACTCTATCTAACTTGTATTTTACATTGCCAGAAAACTCAAGGTGCCTACCAAACATCTCTTAGGGCAATATATTGCGCTCTCCTTTTCTACTTATTTTGTCGTTTATTTGTTTTTGAACCATCGCTATTGAGCTTGAGTTCAACTAAAGGGTAGCGCCGAGCGTGGTCTCGGCGCACTCGTTATCACCTggagtcatgatgatcaTTACCAAGAACCATTGACGAGCGGCATTGCTGACCTGCAATGGTGGATCAACACGGGGTATTGGGATCACGACCCTGATATACCCTTGCATGTTGCTGGGGACGATATGACTCAAAGTTTTGCTAGAACTGCAACGTGTTACGAAGCATCATCCTTCAACGACACGCCGCCAGCAGTTGAGCATTACCAGTCTGTTGAACCTGACAACGCGCAAGTAAGACTACGCCTCCTTCCTGATTCTCTCCAACCTTCATCTATCCATAATCCTATTTTCTTATCGGAACCATCGTCTCCGCCGAGGTCCTCACCGGCCTTATGGGATAGCTCGAGTTCTTTGAGTTCCACTGCGATTGTTCCATATGAATCAAGAGCTTCGCCATCGGCATTGTCAAGCCCTACCTCCCAACCATGTAACTTTTGCGGGGCACTCTTTGACAACGCCGCCTCTCTCTGGTATGTGTGGCCCGTCTGTCGTATCATGACTGaattttaatatattatagcACTCACATAGTTTTACACCATTGTCCCTCAAAACCATTCTATTGCGGAAGAGGTACCTGTGTGACCCATGGTAGTAAGAGGTCCCTTGAACGGCACCTGACAAACACTCATTTCTATGCGCTTTATATCTGCTGTTACGGAACCTCGAATCGCAAAGATAAGCATTGTGAACATTTACGAAAGTGTGCTTGTGTTGGCAACGTTTACCGGTGTATATGTGGACATACCGAAGACAACAAGCATGCACACAAAGTTCACATTGATGAATGTGGTAAACGGAAGAAAGGCAGAccaaagaaacagaaaacgGATAGTGGATAATTTTGGATGCGAGAGTAGCTCCTGGATGGAATGGCAAGTCTTCCGAGGTTGAAATGCCTTGCATAGCTGCACATGACCAATAAGGCTTTGTGGACTGTGTTTAATGATCTGTTTTGGCTCAGATGACTGTTTGCATTGTTCAGGACTGGGATGGCTTATCTGTTTTCTTTTGACAGAAGGAACAGCTCGTGGGGTACACATAAGCCATTGATTTCTTGGAATTACTGCTATTCTTTTCATCTGGGTCAATTAAGTTATCAGACTAGTTATCTGGACCAAGGGAGGTGACAGGTGCACCCTGCGGGCTGTTTCGATATGTCAAAAGATCGTGAAGCTAGCTGTTACCTTTTAATGTAAATATGACTAAGAAGAATAACTTAAATAGAATACATTCTATATTTAactataactatttaaaaTTATAATTATCTATAGTTAGATCTACTTAAGATATCTATAGTATTTACTTATATTAGTTAAAAGTAATAAGTAACTATactttattttttatataatatataaagtaaaCTGTTTTATATTTAAGTATTAACTTCTTTAAGttactatatatatcttTAGGTATCCTtttttaaatattataaatatactaatattataataatagAGAATATACTTTAATAttaagttatatataatttataatagttataaGTAAGCTAGAGCAGGTATTAGTTATTTATAACTCTCTTAATATTTCTAAATCTTATTAATAACTAGGAGCTAATTATTAAACTTATATATCTAAAATACAAGAGGTAATATAGCTAAATAAGTAACTTTTTACTTATAGTTTTATATAGTTATAATAAAGATCTAAAACCTAAAAACTAATAAATAATAGATAGTTATATAaactttatattattaattacTCTAAGATTAAGTTTAAAGTTATTTTTTATCCTTATATCTATCTCTTTACCTGATTTTTATAGTCAAGTCATACGACAAGGTTTATATATAGAAGCTTAATACCATGTCTATATTTCACGTTAAATAGCATCTGCCTCCTAGAGCTAAATAATAGGCATAGGTCCTCTTAAAATTAATGCTCAATTTGCTTGCTATAACTTCGTAAGAACTCAATAACATCTCACCTTGTAAATCCTCTAGATATACAAGAAGCTATTATAACCTTTTCCCCAGGATTAGTATATAACTGTCCACTACGCTATTTAATATTGAGAACCAGGAAATCCAATATGATTGGAAAATATAGTATTATAACACTGCTACTAAGATAGCAACTCCCACCTATATCTAGTGTTGGAATACATATTAACAAAGAATAGCCTACGGGCATCGCGAAAGATACTATGTCCAATACAGCGACCCGCTACCTCGGACACGATCGCTCGTCGCCCTGAAGTAACGCGTGAATCCGAATCACAGCCGAACAACCCATGGAATCTCGAACGAATATCCCCAGGCTATGCCACAAATCATGGTTCGCCCCGATGCCACGATGATGAAACCGAGAAACCTGGCGCATATGTATACGTTATTGATTCTGGCATAAATTTCTTACATGCTGAATTCTCTGGCCGAGCTCTGCACGGAGCAAACTTCGTCCCAGAATCACCAGATTACGATGAAGTTGGGCATGGTACTCATATGGCAGGAATTATCGGAGGGACTACGTATGGCCTGGCTCAGAATTGCACCATGATTTCCGTCAAGGTGGTGGATAAAAGGGGTAAAGGCAAACAAGAGTGGCTCCGCCAGGCCATTGAATGGGCTACCAATGACGCTATTGCGAAGGGTGTCGCGGAAAAGAGCGTCATCAACATATCTCTCGGTTGGAAGTACAGTGCCACGACTAACCACGCTGTGAAGAAAGCTACGAATGCTGGTATCACGGTGGTTGTTTCAGCGGGTAATCAGAGTAAGCCCGCTTCCACCTATTCCCCTGCCTCAGCCAGTACTGCCATCACAGTCGCTGCGAGTGGCCCCGATAACCGCCGTGCTCCGTTCTCCAACTACAGCCTTTGCGTTAATATATTCGCTCCGGGCACTCGTGTCCCTACTGTTCCGAGCTCAGTCGATAATGGACCTCAGTATAGTTCTGGCACGAGTCCGGCAGCAGCGCAGGTATCGGGTCTAGCTGCGCATTTCATTTCCAGCGAGAACTTGAGGGGTTTCAAGGCTGTGAGGAAGCGGATTATGCGTGCGAGTTTGAACGGGGTGATAAAAGATAGGCGTTGGAGCAGGAACCGTCTTGCATTTACCGGTGTGTCAAGGGATTGAACACTTTTGATAACTTTAGCAGGTGTCTAATTGTAAACAGCTcatgtccttgatctcgatcAGTAATCCCGAGAGCTTTGCAAGGCCTTATACGTTCTATATACTCATTCTgcgcttggtgttgtcacTCTGCCATCCCTTTGCTCTCTCAAATCCATTCTTACCCTCGTAGAAATCTTCGAAAGCCTGACGAATACCATCAGCACTAGTTGATACAAATGGTCCATGCTGAACGATTGGCTGGTCGAGGATCTGGCCGGCGATAATGAGAAGGCGAGCGCTGGTATCTTGGCTTTCAGGAACATGGATAGAAACGACATCTGCTCCTGGTTCGTATAGCACCGTGCCATGTTGATCCACCCTTGTCAAGACTCCGGTGTCAGATGCGAAATCGGCAGAACCCTCAAAGATATAGGAGAATGCGTTCCAATCCTTAGGTAGTGCTTGGACCAGCGTGCCACCTGGGTGAATCTCAACATCTAAATACCACACAGGGGTATATGACAAGTCTTTGACACTATCGACGTCGCCGACCTTGCCTGATATAACCTTGACCAGAACCTTGCCATCGTCTAGATGCACGTTCGGGATCTCGCTGGATCTCAAATCTCGATATCTGGGCTCACACATCTTGAGATGTTTTGGGAGGTCGACCCACAGCTGTAGGCCCATACTATCGCCTCCATCAGAGCCCTCGACGGGCTGTTCGGAATGCATAATGCCTCTGCCCGCAGTCATAAACTGCAAGTCTCCAGCATTCAAAATGCCCTTGTTTCCAGCAAAATCCTCATGCTCGATAGCGCCCTTGAGGATGTAGGTAACTGTTTCTTGTCCTCGGTGTGGATGATCGGGGAACCCTGCACCATTGCCGCCCTTCATGTAGTCAAGCATGAGGAATGGCGAGAAGTTGCGCTGTTGTCGGCTGCCAATGGAGCGTCGTACTCTAGCTCCAGCGCCTTCGGACTGTTCGAGGGCTGTAAAGATTTTACTGATTGTTCTTAATTCCGGCATGGTTGAAAGCTGGCTGGCGTGAGCACAGTGTGTTGGTTGATAACTTCCGTGCCGATGATGTACAAGTATGTCTTAGTAGACTGGAATGATTTTCGTTTGGCGACTTCGATAATAGTATAAGACTTGGGTAGGCGATgatatgtatatatatatatatatataaatgCGGGCACTTGCACTAAAACCGGAGTCAAGCATCTACGGAGTTGACAATTCCTGATTATTAATGCTTACAAAACTCAGGCGGGGCAATCACACATGAAAGTCGGCTAAATTGTGTTGTATTGTTCGACAGTATAAGCCAAGTCGGTTGTCTGCTGCGCAGTAAAGCTCTGCCCGCTATGAAGTCAGGCGTAAGATCCGAGATAAGATGATGGATCAGAGACAGCCTCTTACAGAGTTTCAACATTTCCGCTGAAATTCCCTTCACGGTGTGGAATTGTTCAATGAGCTGGAATGATTAAGTCTAGCATAAGGAGGTACCATGACAAATCAGCCGCGCGGCGACTCGGCCTTCGAGTAGATTACCGCGCGGTAAGTCCACTCAACAAGAGTTGTATCATGAATTGAGCTCAAAACTTCCATAAACCAACAGGATCTATATGAGGAATTATTCAGAACAGCCTGTGATATAGTAGCAAGGCGAATTTAAAACGGATGCATCAATGATTTTGGCCTTTCAGTCTCAACAAGGCATACACGCCAGCTCAGGTTATTAACGCCAACTAGCCTGCAGGCAGATAAGAGGCAAAACACCAGGAAGGACTCAGATAAGCAGTGCTAGTCATGGCAAatatcaacttcatcccGTTTATCATTTGATCGAAAAAAACTTGTACACTCCGAACATTGTTGTCGTCGGTGGACGAAGCCTGCTAGCCATTCTCATTCTCTGCCCGTTCTGACCGCCTACTCAATCCTCGCCACCATCTCAGTCCAGCCTCTTGCGATATCGCACCATCAATATCACCTCCTTCAAAAATGTCATACAATCAATTTCCCAACCGGAGACGAGTGATACAAGCATGCGTAAACTGCCGTATGCGCAAGACTCGCTGTGACGCTGCTCAGCCAAGATGCGGCCTCTGCTCTTCACAGAATGTCGATTGCGTCTACCGAGATGCGAAACAACCCAAGATTGACTACAACACTCAAGTCCTGCTGGAGCGTatgcagcttctcgaggatcGTATCCTGTCGTTAAACTCGGCGTCTCAGAATCAAAGAGCTCCACCCGAAGCGTCGCCTACGAGCCATCACGATCCACAGCATGACTCAACTGCTGAGGGACGAGAGCCTGTGTTTGAAGTTCAGATACCGTTGTCGCATACGGCCAACGCCAATCACGTTTTCTCATGGAGCTTGGTTCAGACGCTTCTGGCAGAGACCAGCACAGATCTAGAGGAACTGCCGAGCTATGCAGATGCAACTGAAGTCTTTTTTCAGCATCAGCAAAACAGCAAACATCCCTCAACAACGTCACAGCCCCCTTCCTCGTGGAAGCTCTACGACAGCTCGCACTGCAGATCGTCTCTTTATGATGGTATAGCACGGCTACGCGACTTGATTCACCTCTACTTTACAAAAGTCAACATTTTCTTCCCTCTGCTACTGAAGAGcgacattctcaagatcttcgatcTGGTAACAGCTAGGGAGTTTTATGGAGAGAATGACACACCGATGGTTGATATGCCGCGATATGGCCTGCTTCTTGTGGTTCTTTGCCTGGCATTGTTGAGTTCGAGTGGACAGTCTGACATATGCCTCGAAGATAACCATAAACCAGTCTCAAACAGCTCGAAAGACCCGGAGGATCAGCTGAGAAGTGAATTATGGTGCAAGGCAAGGTTGATACTCGGCTACGTCTCAACTGACATGTCATTGGAGGCTGCTCAGGCCAGTATGCTCGCAGGGTAAGCCATCATCCTACGCCTCATACAACTAACTAACAACTCAGCATCTACATGGGAGCATCAGGTGCGGTAGCAGAAGCTTTCCACTGGGCGCACGCGACGGCTGTCAAGTGCGAGACCATGGCCCGATTGCAAGCCAAGAACGAAAGTATCTCTGATGGCTTCCGTCGGCTGTACTGGATATCCTTCATATACGAATGTGATTTCATATCTGAAATATCAATCGTGTCACCATCTGGTATAGCGAGATATGAAGACAAAATCCCATACCCAGCCTTTAATGCCGAAAGCCACCCTATCTCACCATCCGTGCCAGAGTCGTCAGAAGCCAGCACAATAAGAAGTCAGGAAGAGCTCGTCGCGTTTCAGATAACTACGAACTCAGCCATCAGACGTTTTCTGAACACTGTTAATAGCGTTGTCTACGATGACAAGGAGCAGTTTCGGACAAGACGATCAAACTatgcatcttggctgctcAGAATATCCGAGGATCTCTGGTCTCATCACTCGGCCATATACCGCAACCTTCCTGAATTTCTCCTTAGCAACCCGTCTCAAGACGTCCCTATGACAGGCGATGATGATACGAACTCTCCGGCAAGTCTCCAGTCGCCAACAGCGCGAATTCAGGGCATCCCAGTTGGCAATAACTCATGGAATATTTTGAGACTCAAGGGGAGATACTGTGCAGGCCAATACATTATTCACAGGCCTTTCATCGAATTCatcgttctcaacatcgacaacttTGAGTCTCATCCTTGCAAAGAGGCAGTTTTGAAACGATCCAAGTCATGTTTGGATGGATGCTCCGGGTTCATCAAGGTGTTTGATGTTCAGACGGTAAATAGTTTGACGTGTTTGTTCCCCACTGGGATGGTGTAAGTAATCCAACAACTATTCTTTTGGCTATTACTGACATtgctctcttcaacaagcaccTTCACCATGACCATTATCCTGATGGTGGCAACCATATTTCCGATATTCAAGGATCTACTACCCCAGCATGTGGAGGATGCAATTCAGGCTGGAAAGAGGAATCTAGCTCGATTCGGCCAGAGCGTAGCAGAGTTTTCGTGGCATATCGAGATACTAGAGAGGATTGATGTGGCCCGAAGGAATAGAATAGCAAGACAGACGGAATGATAAACGAATACTCGACTTGCATTCCCATATCCAGTGGCTTTACATATTTGCAAGGTAAGTAAGTGATGTAAGGAGACCAACCTAATTGAATCAGACCGGAGTATGCAGGGCGGTGCACCCCAAATTACGCGCTGGTAGCTGATAACAACACTATTCATCGTTCGTGATGCAAGCATCAGCTGTCAGGTCTATCGACTCAAATCAACACTCTTGTAAGACTTTAAATATGGATAAAGACAGCACTGAGTCTTTCTATTATTCTAAAGCTGGCTGCATGGTATTTATAATGGTAAGCCTATGCTGCGACAGGTATAGGCTGAGCttgtggttgttgttgcttcttgagctcagctttcagcttctcctccgGCGACAACTCAAAGATACCCACACCTGAGACAGAAGCCTCCTTCGAGGCCACATCACTAGCAGTACCTTCTGACTCAATAACCTTTCCTTCCAGCCTCTTATCACCAGCCTTCATGGGCGCATatgtcttcagaagctcattcAACTGCTCCCTCTGCATGCAATTCTCATACTTCCAGCTCGCAGCAAGCTCATCCAGTTCCTCAAAGCTCTTGCCCTTGAAGTAATCAGCCCACTCGGGGATCATATACTCAGCCATGGTGATACCTCGGATACCGCGGAAGACGTGCATGTGCATGCGCCATTGCCAGGGATACTTCTTGGAGTATTGTGTTGGGACATTATCTTCGAACCATTGGTGTAGTGGGCCGAAGAGGCCGTCTTGGAGATGTGCGTCGTCGTAGGCCCATGAGTCGACGGCAAGATTGCGTTttttcttgatgatgggtcCGAGGAGTTTGAGCCAGGCGGAGTCTGGGGAGACATGGGTCATACCCATGACGTTGACGTCTTTGTAGGCCCAGATGGACCACGCTGAGCTGTGTTAGTGCCATCCGGGGAATGGATTGATGTCACGGGTGACCTACCAATGCTCTCCGAAGTGTAGATCGCCATCTGTCGATCCAGCATATTGTATCGTTCTTGGTTCTGGACTTCCCAATCTGGGTTGTACTCCTTTCTTTCGTAGATGGGACCGAATTCACCTGCAGACATAGGTTAGCTTGGGTTATCTGAAGCACCCGAATGCGACTTACCATTCCAGATTGGCACGTTATGCTTCTTCATGAACTCTACCTTGCGATCGTACATTCTGCGAATGTAGCTCTCCTGTTCTTTTGTACCTTGGAACCTACCGATTCGGTTCGGGAACCCAAAGCCGCAATAGTCATGGATGGCGTACACCGAGTTGTCCCATACCCGGTCGAAGCCTGTAAAGTCCATGCTGAAACTAGATTGGAGATATCGTCAGAATTTCTGTAACAGGCCGACTTGGAGTGGATTGTCCTTACGTGTTGccttccaagaacaagatatgGTCAGGATCAATATTCCTAATCGCCGGCACGATACGGTCGTAGAAAGCCAATAGGCGGGTCcactcaacatcagcagGCTCGTTCATGGGATTATATCCAGCAACCCATGGATTTCCCTTATATCTCCGAGCAATATGTTCCCAAAGGTTGATCGCTCTGTCTTGGAAGTGTTTGTGGTCCCAGAAGGCGGCATATCCGGTCGGGTTGTCACAGTGCCAATCCTGGTTCTGTCCACCTGGTAGGGCGTGAAGATCGAGGATGGTATAGATGCCATATTTGGCGCACTGCGATTGCGTTAGCAGCGGGTGATGAATAAAGTTGTTGCGACTTACAAGATTGATGACTCGGTCAACATGCTTGAAACCCTCTTCCTTGATAACGAAAGGGTTcatgtcatcttcaaagTGTCTGTAATTAAGACATAGTCGCAGACAATTGAAGTTTAGCGAAGCAAGGAATTCAGCATCCTTTTCACCGAAGAAATATTCGAGGAAtttgtcgaagaagaagtcgtgTTTCTCTTGGCCTAGCACCTTGAGGAGCGCGGCTCGGATCTGGTGTTCTCGTCCGGGGAAGCCGTTCATGAAGTTCTCCATGAGCATCCACCCGCCGAGGGCAGTCTGTGATGACGGTGTCAGTATGTCGCTATTTGCAATATATCGTTACATTGAGCATGGTAAGGGTATGAGAACTTACACCGCGCAAGAGTACTGCATCGCCGTTTGCGTCAACGATGCGATCGCAGTCTGTCTTTAGGATTCCGGTAGTCATGATTGAAGCGAGCAGCCGGTGAATAGGTCAGTTAAGGCAAGCAATCCAGAAACGGGCGCGCATGGACTCGTCCTAAATACCCCCATTGTGCATATTTCCCCAGAATAAACCCGCTCTGGACATCTCATGATCATACCAATGATGTTAGCTCATGAGAACGCAGTGGATTACAGAGGATAAGCCAACTCCTGTTGAACATCAACATACCCTCTCGGGGGAGTCAGTTCCTTGCCCCGAGaccaagatggagaggaagcGAGCCAATCATGGCGCTTCGGGGCAGCTAAAATCTAACCCCGATATTCTCAAAGTGGAACACGAGTCGTGAAAATATGTAGGGGCAAAGATTTAGCTCCCCCGAGACGCCATGATTGGTCCTCCTCgatcctccatctccacaGATCTCACCCATGACTTTGCGCATTTCTCCGGTGATACAAAGACTTCACTGCTTCCCCGATGACTTGAGTTTACCGTTGCATTGCCCGACACATGGAATGATGAATATGCGGAGATCCCCAGAAACTTGGTCTCGACCCCGCAAAGTTTAGCTGCAACGCTATCGAATTGATGGGGTGAATGACACCTGAGTTTTCGGATACTAACCCGGTGCACTCTAGGGTGGTAGCAATATAGCCAAAAAAACACTCCCGGTATTTGATCACATCACAAACACATATATAAGACAACCAACCATGCAAGGTGATCTGCGCTTATCTCCTCTATCAACACCATAACTTTCTTTGGATCGATCCCTCACCATGAACTTTCTTCGCAATCGTCTCCCAGCCCCAAAGCAGGACTTGCTCGCCAAGCAAGCCCGCCAACAAGGCACCACCGACGCAGCATACAAGCCCTCGCGCATATCCGAGCTCTCCAAAGAGTCTCCAGCCTGGTACAAGTCAGCTGCGCGGCGACATCTTtacttcctcctcttcccagcATGTGTCGTGTCATATGCAACCTCTGGGTATGATGGAAGTATGATGAACTCCCTGCAGACTGTCTCCTACTGGGATGACTTCTTTGACAACCCACGAGGTTCTCAGCTTGGACTTATGAGCGCTATCATGTCGCTTGGCAGCATCTGCTCCACGCCTGTTGCGCCGTTTGTTGCTGATAAATATGGTAGACGGTGGGGTATCACTACTGGAAGCATTATTATGATTGCTGGTGCTATTCTTCAGTGCGAGAGTACCAACTTTGCCATGTTTGTTGTCAGCCGTTTCATCCTGGGCTTTGGGCTGTCTTTTGCTACGACTGCGTCGCCTAGCATGGTTAGTGAACTGTCTCACCCTAAGGATCGAGTCACAATTACAGCTATCTGCAACACCTGGTAAGTCGATTCTTTCTACTTATTTATTGCCTTTGTTGACTCGTCTAGTTGGTTCCTGGGCTCTATCGCCGCTGCTTGGATCACCTACGGCACTCGAGTGATCCCCAGCACATGGTCATGGAGAATCCCTTCCCTGCTTCAGATGGCACCCAGTCTTATCCAGCTATCGACCGTCTGGTTCCTCCCCGAATCCCCACGATGGCTCATTTCGAACGACCGCAGCGAAGAGGCCCTCGAAGCTCTTACAAGATATCATGGAGAAGGTGTCAAGACGGAACTGGTAGAGCTGGAATACGAAGAGATTCGAGCAGCAATTGAGCAAGAGAAGTGTAGGTCGCTCGCTGAC encodes:
- a CDS encoding pirin (iron-binding nuclear protein) is translated as MPELRTISKIFTALEQSEGAGARVRRSIGSRQQRNFSPFLMLDYMKGGNGAGFPDHPHRGQETVTYILKGAIEHEDFAGNKGILNAGDLQFMTAGRGIMHSEQPVEGSDGGDSMGLQLWVDLPKHLKMCEPRYRDLRSSEIPNVHLDDGKVLVKVISGKVGDVDSVKDLSYTPVWYLDVEIHPGGTLVQALPKDWNAFSYIFEGSADFASDTGVLTRVDQHGTVLYEPGADVVSIHVPESQDTSARLLIIAGQILDQPIVQHGPFVSTSADGIRQAFEDFYEGKNGFERAKGWQSDNTKRRMSI
- a CDS encoding murein transglycosylase, with product MTTGILKTDCDRIVDANGDAVLLRGTALGGWMLMENFMNGFPGREHQIRAALLKVLGQEKHDFFFDKFLEYFFGEKDAEFLASLNFNCLRLCLNYRHFEDDMNPFVIKEEGFKHVDRVINLCAKYGIYTILDLHALPGGQNQDWHCDNPTGYAAFWDHKHFQDRAINLWEHIARRYKGNPWVAGYNPMNEPADVEWTRLLAFYDRIVPAIRNIDPDHILFLEGNTFSMDFTGFDRVWDNSVYAIHDYCGFGFPNRIGRFQGTKEQESYIRRMYDRKVEFMKKHNVPIWNGEFGPIYERKEYNPDWEVQNQERYNMLDRQMAIYTSESIAWSIWAYKDVNVMGMTHVSPDSAWLKLLGPIIKKKRNLAVDSWAYDDAHLQDGLFGPLHQWFEDNVPTQYSKKYPWQWRMHMHVFRGIRGITMAEYMIPEWADYFKGKSFEELDELAASWKYENCMQREQLNELLKTYAPMKAGDKRLEGKVIESEGTASDVASKEASVSGVGIFELSPEEKLKAELKKQQQPQAQPIPVAA